One Solibacillus sp. R5-41 DNA segment encodes these proteins:
- a CDS encoding bifunctional UDP-sugar hydrolase/5'-nucleotidase, with protein MHMNDTHASLANAAKTVTAVKQVRGVKPESLLLHAGDVFSGTLYFNEFKGKADLAIMNLMKYDAMTFGNHEFDLGSTTEGHQALVDFIKAAKFPFVSSNVDFTKDNKFNGLFSDLNSSKPENGKIYNGIIKEINGEKVGIFGLTTAETKNISSPGSIQFEDYIAEAEKAVAAFEGQGVDKIIAVTHIGYDDNAAVDNDLTLAKEVEGIDIIVGGHSHTPLNKPTVIAEDQTPTVIVQAKANNEFLGTLDVEFDKNGVVVNHEGKLIEIGKLAEDTEAKGILAPYKAQVDEVAAEKIGVEASVALESPRTDGDNSKPSVRKNETILGNLITDGMLAKAKDFTDKNVVMALQNGGGIRASIDVGPITVGEVITVLPFGNTLAVMDVTGAELKAAFEHSFSQYPKENGGFLHVAGAKVEFDSSKPAGQRVVSVKYKDASGNYVELQDAETYTVATNAFTAQGGDGFKMFEDAYLDGRVTDLGLSDWENLKDHLINVKNLPTEIEGRIVDVVSSKITEVDPKDFNGTEGSPKVFEGNIRVDISSINELKNAEIKGDLVLVGTAGEEINFSNIKVLGNLIVTDLEGNIINFDGIDVAGETVL; from the coding sequence ATGCATATGAATGACACACATGCAAGTTTAGCAAATGCTGCAAAAACAGTAACAGCTGTAAAGCAGGTGAGAGGTGTAAAACCAGAGTCTCTATTATTACATGCAGGTGATGTATTTTCTGGTACATTGTATTTTAATGAATTTAAGGGAAAAGCAGATTTAGCAATTATGAATTTAATGAAGTATGATGCAATGACGTTTGGTAACCATGAGTTTGATTTAGGCTCAACAACGGAAGGGCATCAAGCATTAGTTGATTTCATTAAAGCAGCGAAATTCCCGTTTGTAAGCTCAAATGTTGATTTTACAAAAGATAATAAGTTCAATGGCTTATTCTCGGATTTAAATTCGAGTAAACCTGAAAACGGGAAAATTTACAACGGCATTATTAAAGAAATTAACGGTGAAAAGGTCGGAATTTTCGGGTTAACGACAGCTGAAACAAAAAACATTTCGAGCCCAGGCAGCATTCAGTTTGAAGATTATATAGCTGAAGCGGAAAAAGCGGTTGCTGCTTTTGAAGGTCAAGGTGTCGATAAAATCATAGCTGTAACACATATTGGTTACGATGATAATGCAGCAGTTGACAATGATTTAACTTTAGCAAAAGAAGTAGAAGGTATTGATATTATTGTTGGTGGTCACTCGCATACACCGTTAAACAAACCAACAGTGATAGCTGAAGATCAGACACCAACAGTGATTGTACAAGCAAAAGCGAATAATGAATTTTTAGGAACATTGGATGTAGAGTTCGACAAAAATGGTGTAGTTGTAAACCATGAAGGCAAGCTAATTGAAATTGGTAAATTAGCAGAGGACACAGAAGCAAAAGGCATTTTAGCGCCATATAAGGCTCAGGTTGATGAAGTAGCAGCAGAAAAAATTGGTGTCGAGGCAAGTGTAGCTTTAGAAAGCCCACGTACAGATGGTGATAATTCAAAGCCAAGTGTTCGTAAAAATGAAACGATTCTTGGAAATTTAATTACTGATGGGATGCTTGCAAAGGCTAAAGATTTTACTGATAAAAATGTTGTGATGGCACTTCAAAATGGTGGCGGTATTCGTGCATCAATCGATGTGGGTCCGATTACTGTCGGGGAAGTAATTACAGTATTGCCGTTTGGTAACACATTAGCAGTAATGGATGTAACAGGTGCAGAATTAAAAGCGGCATTTGAGCATAGCTTTAGTCAGTATCCAAAAGAGAATGGTGGTTTCTTACATGTAGCTGGTGCAAAGGTGGAGTTCGATTCTTCTAAGCCAGCAGGTCAACGTGTTGTATCCGTTAAATATAAGGATGCGTCAGGTAACTATGTAGAACTTCAAGATGCTGAAACGTATACAGTTGCAACAAATGCATTTACAGCACAGGGTGGAGACGGCTTTAAAATGTTCGAAGATGCCTATTTAGATGGCAGAGTAACAGATCTGGGATTATCAGATTGGGAAAACTTGAAAGACCATCTAATAAACGTGAAAAATTTACCAACAGAAATTGAAGGACGTATTGTAGATGTAGTTTCTAGTAAAATCACTGAAGTAGATCCTAAAGATTTCAATGGTACAGAAGGATCTCCAAAAGTCTTTGAAGGAAATATTCGTGTTGATATTTCTTCTATTAACGAATTAAAAAATGCGGAAATAAAAGGGGACTTAGTGCTAGTTGGAACTGCTGGAGAAGAAATAAACTTCTCTAATATTAAAGTATTAGGAAATTTAATTGTAACTGATTTAGAAGGAAATATTATAAACTTCGATGGCATTGATGTAGCAGGAGAAACGGTTCTTTAA